From one Mycolicibacterium sp. HK-90 genomic stretch:
- a CDS encoding Rv2578c family radical SAM protein, whose translation MRWDGQAVRADDGALPGLQRLGFVRSVRTPQFEGITFHEVLCKSALNKVPAASMLPFRYTVNGYRGCSHACRYCFARPTHEYLDFDSGADFDTQVVVKTNVAEVLARELRRRSWTRETVALGTNTDPYQRAEGRYALMPGIIAALADSETPFSILTKGTLLRRDLPLIAEASRRVDVSVAVSLAVGDAELHRQVEPGTPSPDARLGLIAAIRGAGLQCHVMVAPVLPHLTDSTEHLDDLLGRISAAGATGVTVFGLHLRGTTRGWFMSWLQREHPELLGDYQRLYRRGAYLPADYREMLRTRVAPLVARYGLTGRAPVARAGAAREIAAPAHPVLF comes from the coding sequence ATGCGATGGGACGGGCAGGCGGTGCGCGCCGACGACGGGGCATTGCCCGGTCTGCAGCGGCTCGGCTTCGTCCGCAGTGTCCGCACGCCGCAGTTCGAGGGCATCACGTTCCACGAGGTGCTGTGCAAGTCGGCGCTGAACAAGGTGCCCGCGGCGTCGATGCTGCCGTTCCGATACACGGTCAACGGCTATCGCGGGTGCAGCCACGCCTGCCGGTACTGCTTCGCCCGCCCGACCCATGAATATCTCGACTTCGACAGCGGGGCTGATTTCGACACCCAGGTGGTGGTGAAGACCAACGTCGCCGAGGTGCTGGCGCGTGAGCTGCGGCGCCGGTCCTGGACGCGGGAGACGGTGGCCCTCGGCACCAACACCGATCCCTATCAACGTGCCGAAGGCCGGTACGCACTTATGCCGGGAATCATTGCGGCGCTGGCGGATTCGGAGACACCCTTTTCCATCCTCACCAAGGGCACGCTGCTGCGCCGCGACCTGCCGCTGATCGCCGAGGCGTCTCGCCGCGTCGACGTGAGTGTCGCGGTGTCCCTGGCGGTCGGGGATGCGGAGCTGCATCGCCAGGTGGAGCCCGGCACCCCGTCACCCGACGCTCGGCTCGGGCTGATCGCTGCGATCCGCGGCGCCGGTTTGCAGTGTCATGTGATGGTCGCGCCGGTATTGCCGCACTTGACGGATTCGACGGAGCATCTGGACGACCTGCTCGGCCGGATCTCAGCGGCAGGCGCCACCGGCGTGACGGTGTTCGGGCTACACCTGCGGGGGACGACGCGCGGCTGGTTCATGTCCTGGCTGCAGCGCGAACATCCCGAACTGCTCGGCGACTATCAGCGGTTGTACCGGCGCGGCGCGTATCTGCCGGCGGATTACCGCGAAATGCTTCGTACCCGGGTAGCGCCACTGGTGGCCCGGTACGGATTGACTGGGCGAGCGCCCGTGGCGCGCGCCGGTGCTGCACGTGAAATCGCGGCACCGGCGCACCCGGTCCTGTTCTGA
- a CDS encoding aminoglycoside adenylyltransferase domain-containing protein — MDDAVTRILDHLDQQNPGGIVGVYLYGSGVSSGLKPDSDVDLLVLTHRTLTTTERRALTSVLLEVSGWRGHSGRFPDAAQRRPIELTSVVIDDDQSWRYRPRHDFQYGEWRRAELVAGHVPEPADDVDVVILLATAQSAHRVLRGAALDRVVVPVPRELLRNAVRDTIPDVLDGVEGDERNTLLTLARMVLTAAGGEIVAKDVAAETLAPTLEPADRELLNRARDGYLGTLADDWTGLTSQVVELSRTLAVRARMYCADNESR, encoded by the coding sequence ATGGATGACGCGGTCACCCGGATTCTGGACCACCTTGATCAGCAGAATCCGGGCGGCATCGTCGGCGTCTACCTTTATGGATCGGGCGTCAGCTCTGGCCTGAAGCCCGACAGTGACGTCGATCTGCTCGTACTGACTCACCGAACCCTCACCACGACGGAACGCCGGGCACTGACCTCGGTGCTACTCGAAGTGTCGGGCTGGCGAGGGCATTCCGGGCGATTTCCCGATGCCGCGCAGCGACGGCCCATCGAACTCACGAGTGTCGTCATCGACGACGACCAGTCCTGGCGGTATCGGCCCCGCCATGATTTCCAGTACGGCGAGTGGCGGCGGGCAGAACTCGTCGCCGGTCACGTTCCGGAACCGGCCGACGACGTCGACGTCGTCATCCTCCTGGCCACCGCCCAATCCGCCCACCGCGTGTTGCGCGGCGCCGCACTGGACCGGGTGGTCGTACCTGTGCCGCGGGAGCTGCTCAGAAACGCGGTGCGCGACACCATCCCTGACGTACTGGACGGCGTCGAAGGTGACGAACGCAATACCCTGCTCACCTTGGCCCGCATGGTTCTGACGGCCGCCGGCGGCGAGATCGTCGCCAAGGACGTCGCGGCCGAAACTCTGGCGCCGACGTTGGAGCCGGCCGACCGGGAGCTGCTGAACCGGGCACGCGACGGCTACCTGGGCACGCTGGCTGACGACTGGACCGGGCTCACGTCTCAGGTGGTCGAGCTGTCCCGAACCCTGGCAGTCCGGGCCCGAATGTATTGCGCCGACAATGAATCACGGTGA
- a CDS encoding acyl-CoA dehydrogenase family protein codes for MTETVSTPATTESVEEFALRARAWLAENMPPIDPGDPPFAVRAETESWERAKELQKRLYEGGFAGICFPREYGGLGLDYAYQKAFNDECLNYEMPLILNTPSFTICGATILDMGSEEQKRERISAAIRGDEVLCQLLSEPSGGSDLAGVITRAELRDDTWIINGAKTWSTSAFAADYGLMLARTDWTVPKHEGLTMFLVPLNAPGITMRRITEVNGNEEFCEEFFDNLELPADAVVGQVNDGWTVASRQLHHERRAVGGGSEFASGTGAENANEMPPDHIGLAEATGQGDDARVQDLAGRALVRRIVKKQLIDHVGAAIGNGSLPPNAGTLIRLFHAETTELEVDTALAIAGTAGVVDQGSDDAPELAGLMEIGVRYLSRQTGSLGGGSSEMARNVIGERILGFPREHAADRGVPFNQVKRNKS; via the coding sequence GTGACCGAGACCGTGAGCACCCCCGCAACAACAGAGTCCGTCGAGGAATTCGCCCTCCGCGCCCGGGCCTGGCTGGCCGAGAACATGCCACCCATCGATCCGGGCGATCCGCCGTTCGCCGTGCGGGCCGAGACCGAATCCTGGGAACGCGCAAAGGAATTACAGAAGCGCCTCTACGAAGGCGGGTTCGCCGGCATCTGCTTCCCGCGCGAGTACGGCGGCCTTGGTCTCGATTACGCCTACCAGAAGGCGTTCAACGACGAATGCCTCAACTACGAGATGCCGCTGATCCTCAACACCCCGTCGTTCACCATCTGCGGCGCGACGATCCTCGACATGGGCAGTGAGGAGCAGAAGCGCGAGCGCATCTCGGCGGCGATCCGCGGCGACGAGGTGCTGTGTCAGCTGTTGTCTGAGCCCAGCGGAGGTTCTGACCTGGCCGGCGTGATCACCCGCGCCGAACTCCGGGACGACACCTGGATCATCAACGGCGCCAAGACCTGGAGCACCAGCGCATTCGCCGCCGACTACGGATTGATGCTGGCCCGCACCGACTGGACCGTGCCCAAACACGAGGGCCTGACCATGTTCCTGGTTCCGCTGAACGCGCCGGGGATCACCATGCGCCGCATCACCGAGGTGAACGGCAACGAAGAGTTCTGCGAAGAGTTCTTCGACAACCTGGAGCTCCCCGCCGACGCCGTGGTGGGCCAGGTCAACGACGGCTGGACGGTGGCTTCGCGCCAGTTGCACCATGAACGCCGCGCGGTCGGAGGCGGATCGGAGTTCGCCAGCGGGACCGGGGCCGAGAACGCCAACGAGATGCCGCCGGATCACATCGGGCTGGCCGAGGCCACCGGTCAGGGTGACGACGCCCGAGTACAGGATCTGGCCGGGCGCGCCCTGGTCCGCAGGATCGTCAAGAAGCAGCTGATCGACCACGTCGGCGCCGCCATCGGAAACGGTTCCCTGCCACCGAATGCCGGCACCCTGATCCGGCTGTTCCATGCCGAAACCACCGAGCTCGAGGTGGACACCGCATTGGCCATCGCGGGCACGGCCGGGGTTGTCGATCAAGGCAGCGACGACGCACCGGAACTGGCCGGCCTGATGGAGATCGGTGTGCGCTACCTGTCCCGGCAGACCGGGTCATTGGGCGGGGGTAGTTCGGAGATGGCCCGGAACGTCATCGGTGAGCGGATCCTGGGATTCCCCCGCGAGCACGCCGCCGACCGTGGGGTGCCGTTCAATCAGGTCAAGCGCAACAAGAGCTGA
- a CDS encoding acyl-CoA dehydrogenase family protein: protein MTDVANPEQMLFTSTAQAFLEKEVPLSRVRELHAEGSSFDTEWWGRAAELGWASLLVPEELGGGSPSGDGVTDLALLAEQAGRTVAPGPLHPVSTVLAGLVEAPSGQEELIESLVSGETVASWAVHEPGRPFDALQAATDVATTATRTGSGYRIDGVKDRVEAGDRSGVLLVVAVCDGQTRQFVVPTGVAGVTLTPQNSVDLVKRYARVQFDGVEVDETAALGAAGQTPAIIERQRQVALLLQCAEIVGTLDAVLTMTNQWLSDRHSFGRPLASYQALKHRAADMKMWFEAARATTAGAVAAVAERSPEAPKLVSVAKAYVAERAPVMLQDCVQLHGGIGVTWEHDLHLYLRRVALYRALYGSPEDHHRAVYALSRKTRVAEEVGA, encoded by the coding sequence ATGACCGATGTGGCAAATCCGGAACAGATGCTGTTCACCTCGACCGCGCAGGCCTTCCTGGAAAAGGAAGTCCCGCTGAGCCGAGTGCGTGAACTGCACGCCGAGGGCAGCTCGTTCGACACCGAATGGTGGGGACGGGCAGCCGAATTGGGGTGGGCCAGCCTGCTGGTGCCCGAGGAGCTGGGCGGCGGTAGTCCGTCCGGGGACGGTGTCACCGACCTGGCCCTGCTCGCCGAACAGGCCGGGCGCACGGTGGCCCCCGGCCCGCTGCATCCGGTCAGCACCGTGCTGGCCGGCCTGGTCGAAGCACCCAGTGGGCAAGAGGAATTGATCGAGTCACTGGTGTCCGGGGAAACCGTGGCGTCGTGGGCGGTCCACGAGCCAGGCCGGCCGTTCGACGCGCTGCAGGCCGCCACCGATGTCGCCACCACAGCCACCCGCACCGGGTCCGGTTACCGCATCGACGGCGTCAAGGATCGGGTGGAGGCCGGTGACCGGAGTGGCGTGCTGCTGGTGGTTGCCGTCTGCGACGGCCAGACCCGGCAGTTCGTGGTGCCGACCGGCGTGGCCGGGGTGACGCTCACGCCGCAGAATTCGGTCGACCTGGTCAAGCGTTACGCCCGAGTGCAATTCGACGGCGTCGAGGTCGACGAGACCGCCGCGCTCGGGGCTGCCGGGCAGACGCCGGCCATCATCGAACGCCAGCGGCAGGTGGCCCTGCTGCTGCAGTGCGCCGAGATCGTCGGGACTCTTGACGCGGTGCTGACGATGACGAATCAGTGGCTCAGCGACCGGCACAGTTTCGGCCGCCCACTGGCCTCCTACCAAGCGCTCAAGCATCGCGCCGCCGATATGAAGATGTGGTTCGAAGCCGCGCGCGCCACCACCGCGGGCGCCGTGGCCGCGGTGGCCGAACGCTCGCCGGAGGCACCGAAACTCGTCAGCGTCGCGAAAGCCTATGTGGCCGAACGTGCCCCGGTCATGCTTCAGGACTGTGTGCAGTTGCACGGCGGCATCGGGGTGACCTGGGAACACGATCTGCATCTGTACCTGCGGCGGGTCGCGCTGTACCGGGCGCTCTACGGCTCACCCGAGGATCACCACCGCGCGGTGTACGCACTGAGCCGCAAGACCCGCGTAGCCGAGGAGGTTGGAGCGTGA
- a CDS encoding amidohydrolase family protein, producing the protein MPSRELPYPVFDADNHFYEPKEALTKFLPDSRKGVIDYIDVRGRTKIVVRNHISDYIPNPTFEVVARPGAQEEYFRHGSGGKSYREVMGKPMKAIPAFRNPEARLEVLDSLGLDYTIMFPTLASLVEERLKDDPDLILDIIHALNEWMYETWQFNYADRIFSTPVINLGVVDRALEELEWCLERGAKTVLVRPAPVPGYRGTRSLGFPEFDPFWDACVKAGIPVCMHASDSGYAQYLNDWEPADEFLPFKPTSFRMVAMGKRPIEDTMAALVCHGALTRNPDLRILSVENGASWVPYLFHQFKDVYSKMPQEFPEDPIEAFKRGVYVAPFWEDDFKQMADLCGVDRIIFGSDWPHPEGLADPIKLVDDLEAHGLDDEGVRKVMGGNLVDLFKVENKKVYRPDVPALVLT; encoded by the coding sequence ATGCCCTCGCGCGAGCTTCCCTATCCGGTGTTCGACGCCGACAACCACTTCTACGAGCCCAAGGAAGCGCTGACCAAGTTCCTCCCGGACAGCCGCAAGGGCGTCATCGACTACATCGACGTGCGCGGCCGCACGAAGATCGTGGTGCGCAACCACATCAGCGACTACATTCCGAATCCCACGTTCGAGGTGGTCGCCCGGCCCGGTGCCCAGGAGGAGTACTTCCGCCACGGCAGCGGCGGCAAGAGCTACCGCGAGGTGATGGGCAAGCCGATGAAGGCGATTCCCGCCTTCCGCAATCCCGAAGCGCGCCTTGAGGTTCTGGACAGCCTGGGCCTGGATTACACGATCATGTTCCCGACGTTGGCCAGCCTGGTGGAGGAACGCCTCAAGGACGATCCCGACCTAATCCTCGACATCATCCACGCGCTCAACGAATGGATGTACGAGACATGGCAGTTCAACTACGCCGATCGGATCTTCTCCACGCCGGTCATCAATCTCGGTGTGGTCGACCGCGCCCTCGAAGAACTCGAATGGTGCCTGGAACGCGGCGCCAAGACCGTGCTCGTCCGCCCCGCACCGGTGCCCGGCTATCGCGGCACCCGTTCGCTGGGATTCCCTGAGTTCGACCCATTCTGGGACGCCTGCGTCAAAGCCGGCATCCCGGTGTGCATGCATGCCTCCGACAGCGGATACGCGCAGTATCTCAACGACTGGGAGCCGGCCGACGAGTTCCTGCCGTTCAAGCCGACGTCGTTCCGGATGGTTGCGATGGGCAAGCGGCCGATCGAAGACACCATGGCCGCGCTGGTCTGCCACGGCGCCCTGACTCGCAACCCCGACCTGCGCATCCTTTCGGTGGAGAACGGCGCCTCCTGGGTGCCCTACCTCTTCCACCAGTTCAAGGATGTCTATTCGAAGATGCCGCAGGAGTTTCCCGAAGACCCGATCGAGGCGTTCAAGCGCGGTGTGTACGTCGCGCCGTTCTGGGAAGACGACTTCAAGCAGATGGCCGACCTCTGTGGCGTCGACCGCATCATCTTCGGATCTGACTGGCCGCATCCCGAGGGGCTCGCCGATCCCATCAAACTGGTCGACGACCTGGAGGCGCACGGCCTCGACGACGAAGGCGTCCGAAAGGTGATGGGCGGCAACCTCGTCGACCTCTTCAAGGTCGAGAACAAGAAGGTGTACCGGCCCGACGTGCCGGCCCTCGTCCTGACCTGA